Proteins from one Trichoplusia ni isolate ovarian cell line Hi5 chromosome 9, tn1, whole genome shotgun sequence genomic window:
- the LOC113497559 gene encoding uncharacterized histidine-rich protein DDB_G0274557-like, whose product MRVVFILGFLTLLAVVQTRRIPLRQIEQSKEALETDQVPAATGHKKEAPKNHEYKKGGGKEHHSEHKDEHDEKGVKGYKGHHHHEKGEKGHHDKEHHKGEYDDHSGHKKEHHHKDGHYDEHHKGEKGEKGHKYEEKGHYNKGHSTKGHHEIHKLDEFKKDKHFFDEDGDSGHEEKHGGFHEEHGHKKGGHFHKGHHKGGHHKKEHGEKGFHEKGGHHHEHKGHKEAGGHDSHHKHHHDHGKKGEHAHHKKFSYKKGH is encoded by the coding sequence ATGagggttgtttttattttaggatttttaaCCCTCTTGGCTGTGGTACAAACGCGACGGATACCTTTACGGCAAATTGAGCAATCTAAAGAAGCATTAGAAACGGACCAAGTGCCAGCTGCCACTGGACACAAGAAGGAGGCACCCAAAAATCATGAATACAAAAAGGGAGGAGGTAAAGAACATCATTCTGAGCACAAAGATGAACATGACGAGAAAGGTGTAAAAGGCTATAAGGGCCACCACCATCACGAGAAAGGCGAAAAAGGCCATCATGATAAGGAACACCATAAGGGTGAGTATGACGATCACAGCGGCCATAAAAAGGAGCACCATCACAAAGATGGCCACTATGACGAGCATCACAAAGGTGAAAAAGGAGAAAAGGGTCATAAATATGAAGAAAAGGGACACTATAATAAGGGTCATTCAACTAAAGGACATCACGAAATACACAAACTTGATGAGTTCAAAAAAGATAAACACTTCTTTGATGAAGATGGTGATTCCGGCCACGAGGAGAAACATGGTGGTTTCCACGAGGAGCATGGTCACAAGAAGGGTGGACACTTCCATAAAGGGCATCACAAAGGTGGTCACCATAAGAAGGAGCACGGTGAGAAAGGATTCCATGAGAAGGGCGGTCATCATCATGAGCACAAAGGGCATAAGGAGGCCGGTGGACACGACTCACATCATAAACATCACCACGACCACGGCAAGAAGGGAGAACATGCTCATCACAAGAAATTTTCATACAAGAAAGGCCACTGA
- the LOC113497798 gene encoding histidine-rich glycoprotein-like produces the protein MRSLLVCCLALTALAYVSCRSAREKRDADSAVAASHHGGKWDKGGGHEHHAHHHHDHGEKGHKGYKGHHHHEHGKKGHHHHEGHKGHHDEHGGHKKHHHHDDGHHHEHHHGEKGHKGHGHHEEGHYHKGHSTKGHHGVHKHDEFKKEKHFHDHHHDGGHHEHHGGHHEEHGHKKGGGFHKGHKHHGHHEHEHGKKGHHEKGGHHHDHKGHHEEDGHHEHHHHHHDHGKKGGHEHHKKWGHKKGH, from the coding sequence ATGAGGTCTTTACTGGTGTGCTGCTTAGCCTTAACGGCGCTAGCGTACGTTAGCTGCAGGAGTGCCCGGGAGAAACGTGATGCGGACTCGGCAGTAGCGGCTAGCCACCACGGTGGTAAATGGGATAAGGGTGGCGGTCACGAGCACCACGCTCATCATCACCACGACCATGGTGAGAAAGGACACAAGGGTTACAAAGGACATCACCACCACGAACATGGCAAGAAAGGACACCACCATCATGAAGGCCATAAGGGACACCACGACGAACATGGTGGTCACAAGAAACATCATCATCACGATGATGGCCACCACCATGAACACCATCACGGTGAGAAGGGTCACAAGGGACATGGTCATCACGAGGAGGGACACTACCACAAGGGTCACTCTACTAAAGGTCATCATGGAGTGCATAAACATGATGAGTTCAAGAAAGAAAAGCATTTCCACGATCACCATCACGACGGCGGCCACCACGAGCACCACGGAGGACATCACGAGGAACACGGCCACAAGAAGGGAGGCGGCTTCCACAAGGGACACAAACACCACGGTCACCACGAACATGAGCACGGCAAGAAGGGTCACCACGAGAAGGGAGGACATCATCACGACCATAAGGGACACCACGAGGAAGATGGCCACCAtgagcatcatcatcatcatcatgatcatgGCAAGAAGGGCGGTCACGAGCATCACAAGAAGTGGGGCCACAAGAAGGGACACTAG